From a single Collibacillus ludicampi genomic region:
- the sigE gene encoding RNA polymerase sporulation sigma factor SigE, which yields MKLSHRLRLQFRIFCLRILLRLGVRAEEIYYVGGSEALPPPLTREEEEYLLEKLPSGDEAIRAVLIERNLRLVVYIARKFENTGINIEDLVSIGTIGLIKAVNTFDPEKKIKLATYASRCIENEILMFLRRNNKIRTEVSFDEPLNVDWDGNELLLSDVLGTENDTIYRNIEEQVDRNLLYKALEKLSERERKIMELRFGLQDGKEMTQKDVADLLGISQSYISRLEKRIIKRLRKEFNKMI from the coding sequence ATGAAACTATCGCACAGATTGCGCTTGCAATTCCGCATTTTTTGTTTGCGCATCTTATTGAGATTGGGTGTACGCGCTGAAGAAATTTATTACGTAGGGGGAAGCGAAGCGCTACCGCCACCTCTCACGCGGGAAGAAGAAGAGTATTTATTGGAAAAACTGCCTTCCGGTGATGAAGCGATCCGTGCGGTCTTGATCGAACGAAATTTGCGTCTGGTTGTGTATATCGCCCGCAAATTCGAAAATACTGGAATCAATATCGAAGACTTGGTGTCAATCGGCACGATCGGTCTCATTAAAGCGGTGAATACGTTTGATCCGGAGAAAAAAATCAAGCTGGCGACATACGCTTCCCGCTGTATTGAGAATGAAATTCTCATGTTTTTGCGCAGAAACAATAAGATCCGTACCGAAGTTTCTTTTGATGAGCCTCTCAATGTGGATTGGGATGGAAATGAGCTGTTATTATCCGATGTGTTGGGAACAGAAAATGATACGATTTACAGGAATATAGAAGAACAGGTGGACAGAAATCTGTTGTACAAAGCTTTAGAGAAACTATCGGAAAGAGAAAGAAAAATTATGGAGCTGCGTTTCGGCCTGCAAGACGGGAAGGAAATGACGCAAAAGGATGTGGCCGATCTGTTGGGTATTTCTCAATCGTATATCTCTCGCTTGGAAAAAAGAATAATCAAGAGATTGCGCAAAGAATTTAACAAAATGATTTAA
- the sigG gene encoding RNA polymerase sporulation sigma factor SigG: protein MKRNKVEICGVNTSQLPVLTNAEMRKLFVQLQQGELAAREKLVNGNLRLVLSVIQRFNNRGEYVDDLFQVGCIGLMKAIDNFDLEQNVKFSTYAVPMIIGEIRRYLRDNNPIRVSRSLRDIAYKALQVRDQLTNQILREPSIIEISEAMDVAKEEVVFALDAIQDPVSLFEPIYHDGGDPIYVMDQISDEKNQDSLWVEEIAIREALQKLSEREKRILSMRFFEGKTQMEVAEEIGISQAQVSRVEKAAIAHMQKYIR, encoded by the coding sequence ATGAAAAGAAACAAAGTCGAGATCTGCGGTGTCAACACGTCTCAGTTGCCTGTACTCACAAACGCTGAAATGCGCAAATTGTTTGTGCAATTGCAACAAGGGGAACTGGCAGCGCGAGAAAAACTGGTCAACGGGAATTTACGGCTCGTTCTTTCGGTGATTCAACGGTTCAACAACCGCGGAGAATATGTAGATGATCTATTTCAAGTAGGTTGTATCGGACTTATGAAAGCGATCGATAATTTTGATTTGGAACAAAATGTAAAATTTTCTACATATGCAGTTCCCATGATTATCGGTGAAATTCGACGCTATCTTAGAGACAACAATCCGATCCGTGTCAGTCGTAGTCTGCGGGATATCGCCTATAAAGCTCTGCAAGTGCGGGATCAGTTAACGAACCAGATTTTGCGCGAACCATCGATCATCGAAATCTCGGAAGCGATGGATGTCGCAAAAGAAGAGGTCGTCTTCGCGCTGGATGCGATTCAGGATCCCGTTTCTTTGTTTGAACCGATTTATCATGACGGCGGCGATCCGATTTATGTCATGGATCAGATCAGTGATGAGAAAAACCAGGATTCACTCTGGGTGGAGGAGATCGCCATTCGAGAGGCGTTGCAAAAACTCAGCGAGCGGGAAAAACGGATCTTGTCCATGCGTTTTTTTGAAGGGAAAACGCAAATGGAAGTAGCCGAAGAGATTGGAATCTCACAAGCACAGGTATCACGCGTAGAGAAAGCCGCCATTGCTCATATGCAAAAGTATATTCGTTGA